In the Neospora caninum Liverpool complete genome, chromosome Ia genome, one interval contains:
- a CDS encoding putative CAM kinase, CDPK family, whose protein sequence is MGTQLSVLKGARGDASERAWYSNFEAAEASLLHRKEKKDEKTKGPSAFQVCSRLVRGSIYSAYDVSCRVLGQGTGGPLYAARSKLTGRQCCVKFFRKTASGLGAPSRTAVLKIRNELKVRVRVDHPNIARLIEIYEDEKQLAIVLEYCSGGDLFSHLCARGRFPEQTARALVHQMLTVLYYLHSHDVVHRDLRLEKWVVAPEAGGDSEDGGASFLAGPVKLVDLGSATVWRNKSRKLDVACGALPYASPDMLVGRYTQACDLWSLGVITYMLLSGHPPFHGRQQTLVSQILSAAYTTHTLGWEGVSDEARDFVERLMDVDPVRRMTVDEALTHVWMASIEPIRDFPLSLDFLVAVKKFARCSKLRRAILTMMAYSVTTEAAGANLVFFLLPLRVPRRGVSPVFLAAASTGGSRDRTKNLDPVDKDIQDSPAEVLDRWFYIPRLSSCTCVPQLSLPALASSPLVSVLAPSLARRVSGAAVPASLLVSADLEKLFFAFCKPPKATLGLDEFLSAMKTHFPFLDIGQMVRIFQAMDSSCEKEISYNDFLAAMLKPQLEKEDLLLVHTFHKWDADRSGVISLDDLRVLLGDRYGNDILEDMMHDFDINGNGHIDLDEFVEAVRDDEDEFESYSRDGYAEFLASPAAARRLHQTGR, encoded by the exons ATGGGAACGCAGCTGTCAGTTCTCAAGGGAGCGCGCGGCGATGCCAGCGAGCGGGCGTGGTATTCCAACTTCGAAGCCGCGGAGGCTTCGCTGCTccacagaaaggaaaagaaagacgaaaaaacaaaaggccCTTCGGCGTTCCAG GTGTGCAGTCGCTTAGTGCGCGGCTCGATTTACAGCGCCTACGACGTTTCCTGCCGAGTTCTGGGCCAAGGCACCGGCGGCCCTCTTTACGCGGCGCGCAGCAAGTTGACGGGGCGCCAATGCTGCGTGAAGTTTTTCcggaaaacggcgagcgGTCTGGGAGCGCCTTCTCGAACGGCGGTTTTGAAAATCCGAAATGAACTCAAAGTCCGCGTGAGAGTCGACCACCCAAACATCGCCAG GCTGATCGAGATCtacgaagacgagaaacagctTGCCATTGTTCTCGAGTACTGCAGCG GCGGCGACTTGTTCTCGCACTTGTGCGCCAGAGGCAGGTTTCCCGAGCAGACCGCCCGCGCGCTTGTTCACCAG ATGCTCACAGTCCTCTACTATCTGCATTCCCACGACGTCGTCCACCGAGACCTGAGACTGGAGAAGTGGGTCGTAGCCCCGGAagccggcggagacagcgaagacggcggcgctTCCTTCCTGGCCGGCCCTGTGAAGCTCGTCGATCTCGGCAGCGCCACAGTCTGGCGCAACAAGTCGCGAAAACTGGATGTGGCATGCGGTGCGCTGCCGTACGCGTCTCCAG ACATGCTGGTGGGTAGATACACCCAGGCGTGCGACCTCTGGTCTCTCGGCGTCATCA CCTACATGCTTCTCTCAGGACATCCTCCTTTTCACGGACGCCAGCAAACGCTTGTCTCGCAAATTTTATCGGCAGCCTACACCACGCACACTCTAGG ATGGGAAGGCGTGTCCGACGAGGCCCGGGACTTCGTGGAGCGTCTCATGGACGTCGATCCTGT CCGGCGCATGACGGTGGACGAGGCTCTTACGCAC GTGTGGATGGCTTCCATTGAGCCGATACGAgacttccctctctccctcgattTCCTTGTCGC cgtgAAGAAATTTGCGAGATGCAGCAAACTGCGACGGGCGATCCTGACGATGATGGCCTACTCGGTCACAACTGAGGCAGCCGGAG CCAACTTggtctttttccttctgccgCTCCGTGTCCCTCGGCGCGGTGTGTCGCCTGTGTTTCTCGCGGCTGCGTCAACCGGAGGCTCTCGTGATCGCACAAAaaacttggatccggtagacaaagacattcaagattCCCCGGCAGAAGTCCTTGATCGATGGTTCTACATCCCGAGGCTGTCTTCGTGTACGTGCGTGCCTCAACTGAGTCTGCCTGCGctcgcgtcgtctccacTTGTCTCCGTCCTTGCTCCATCACTGGCCAGGCGCGTTTCTGGCGCGGCTGTTCCCGCTTCGCTGTTGGTGTCGGCAGACCTCGAGAagctttttttcgcgttttgcaAGCCGCCGAAAGCCACTCTCGGCCTCGACGAATTCCTTTCCGCCATGAAAACGCACTTTCCGTTCCTCGACATCGGCCAG aTGGTGCGGATTTTCCAGGCGATGGACTCTTCTTGTGAAAAGGAAATCTCGTACAACG ACTTCTTGGCGGCGATGTTGAAGCCTCaactggagaaggaagatctcctcctcgtccacaCTTTCCACAAGTGGGACGCCGACCGCTCCG GCGTCATCTCGCTGGACGActtgcgcgttcttctcggaGATCGATACGGAAACGACATTCTCGAGGATATGATGCACGATTTCGACATAAATGGAAACGGCCACATTG ATCTTGATGAGTTCGTCGAGGCCGTCCGCGACGATGAGGACGAGTTCGAGTCCTACAGCCGAGATGGCTATGCGGAATTCCTAGCTTCGCCAGCTGCTGCGCGCCG TCTGCATCAGACGGGACGATAA